The segment TGCAATACAAAGCCAGCATCACAGTTAAGACTAATTCATAACTGGTCATATCAAGCTGAGATAAAAGAATCACGTACTTAAAACCAGTTTTACAGATGCTGTGAAAGTGGGAAGAAATAAAGGACTTTGCTGCCACCATGTGTAGCACACTAGTTACAAGACCACTTTAATGTATTGTATTCATTTTTTCTGCATAGTAAGTCGTGCTATTTATGTagtaatgtttttactttaaaaacttttaatgttttttttttttctttatagataaatagattaaATCCTATTTAAATTTGTAGTTACACAACCGCGCATGCTCGGTAGAGCTCTTTTTTCGGCCATATCCGTGGCGTTCCCCTCGTTTCTTCGGCAGCCTTCGTGTCTTTCCGGCACCTTCCGTGTTCGCTCGACCCCTGTCGATGGAGCTGAGTCTCGCTGTCGTCGTCTCCCTCGTCCTCCTCTCCGTGTTGTTGTTCTCGGTGACGCGACGGAGGTGTAGCCTGACGCGGTCTCTTACGTGTCGGTCTGAATAAAAGTGGAGCTCCGCAGAGCCGGGAGTGACGAAGCGAGTCTGTGTTGGTAAGAGGATACGCATCCGATGTTTGCTAAACAGATAGATGGCTGCCCAGAGAAGTTATTTGCGCCTAAAATCCGCACAAAGCCAACAAAGAGATCATGGCGGCGGTGTTGCAGAGGCTCACAAAATGAGTCAGTCCCTGCAAGGCTCGCTGGCTCGCACCACAACTGAGATATAGGTATTAATATGGGAGTGGGCTTGattgtgtttaattaaacagTGCGAAAGTAAGTTACAGAAGCAAATACCAGTGTACAGCTAATTCTTGTCAACATTGTTTGAAACTAAAATCCCCGCAACTAAGTGGTTAGTGAAAGTGGGGTGTCCTAGTTGAAAACAAAACTGGCTGCAATGCATGCAGACATTTCCCTCCATAGCATCACCGCTAGCATCCTAGCGTTAGCCAGTGTACTATTAGCTTGGACTTCATTTGAGTCTCACATCAAAGTAAAAAACTGCGACACGAACTCTTTAAAATTAACGAGTGTTCATAAGTGGTAAATCGCTGCTAACCATGCTAACATTAACGGCATTAATATTAGtttgttagcatgctaactgAAGCCCGTGAATGCTAACTGCAACTAGGGTGAACACCGTGCTCTCAGGTTAGCCAAGACGTTAGCATTAGCCTTCCTATATGAGAACCCTGTCACGTAGCGGCATACGCTCGGTTTCGGTATGttgaaattattttgtaattctTAAACATGGTGCGTGGTTTTTAAAGCGTTTAGTTAGAAGGAACTCCTCTTGTTTCTGCAGAGGAAtgtattataaattaattaaatactaGCATGTTAAGCTAAGCCCCACCCTCTTTTAGGACATCAACATGTAAGTGGCAAAACTTTCCACAGTGTCTTTTTCACCACTTCACGACAATTGAATTTCAAGCATGATGATGAATTTGTTATATTTTGCAGATTTTAAATGACCATGGAAGCtggtgcagacacacagcaaagtGGTGAAGCGGCTGTCTCTGAGTCTGAGGCCCAGCAGATCACCCTGGCTCAGGTGAATATTACCATCACTTTAAAGGAACACATTATAGTATAAGTTGCATCATTACTGTAAAAAGAACTTTCAACAAGGCTATCTTCTCACTTCTTACAAATACAAGTAAATATGCAAGCAATGTATGATTGTTGGTTGTCATGGTTGCAGGCATCCATAGCTGCAGGTCAGGTGACCTCCAGCAGTCCCACAGTCACCCTTGTCCAGCTACCGAATGGTCAGACGGTCCAAGTGCATGGAGTGATCCAAGCTGCTCAGCCCTCTGTCATCCAGTCTCCACAAGTCCAGACAGTACAGGtgagaaaatctgttttattgcTGGTAATTCCAGCTTATtacttctgttttgtctttattgcaCTATAAAAAGACCCAAATACCCAAGTTTGTTTAGATTGTAGAAACTGTTGTCTTGTGATATTAGGTTGtagctctgttttctttcttggttGAGTATTGCATATCCTTAGCGTATGGCTCAAACTTAATGTAGTCAAATCTACAATTAAATAAATCCTCCTCCTATGTTATTGTACACTGTATTCTATTATGTTGATTAGATTTCGACTGTTGCTGAGAGTGAGGACTCTCAGGAATCCGTTGACAGCGTGACAGATTCTCAGAAGAGGCGAGAGATCTTATCCAGACGACCTTCTTACAGGTCTGTGCAACATCTTATCATGAAAGATATGAATCAGTTTTGTAGATTTATTGCATATATTGCTCATAGATGTGAGCTCTTTCAGTCAgtacacacatttctctgtCAATGTTAGTAATTTAAGATACTTATATACGATGTCAATATACTTGCATACTATTATATTTCTCAACTACCTAGCCCAACATTCATCTGATTCTGAGGCTAAAAGCTGTGGTTTCCATATACATGAGAATTAGATGGGTTAtaacagtttttacattttatatgtatacatgttgttgaagtttttttttgttgttgttgagattTCTGTTTGTTCCCCTCACAGGAAAATTTTAAATGACTTATCGTCAGATGCGCCAGCAGTGCCTCGGATTGAGGAAGAAAAGTCAGAGGATGATTCAGCCCCTGCTATTACCACAGTCACCATGCCCACTCCTATCTATCAGACCAGCAGTGGCCAGTACAGTGAGTACTTTTGGACTGTGATACATTAAACTAGTGGTTTCTGTTGAAACATGTAGGATTTCCTGGATCTACCTGAGGCTACCACACAAAATGATTTCCTACATGAagataacaaataaaaatgagttGTTCACTGCTGCAGTTAGCTGTGTTCATGGCTTTTCCTGCAGTTTCCATGTCTCATGCACGAAATATGGAAAGCAGTGCTTTAGGTAATTTAAGACAAATTCTTACACACGTCCCTCTGCAGTTGCCATTACCCAGGGTGGAGCCATCCAGTTGGCCAATAACGGCACCGATGGAGTACAGGGCCTCCAGACGCTGACCATGGCCaatgcagctgcagctcagcctgGTGCCACCATCCTGCAGTACGCTCAAACCAGCGATGGCCAGCAGATCCTAGTGCCCAGCAACCAAGTAGTTGTACAAGGTAGGGAAATAAATGgctaaattaaacaattaacaGTAAGTTACATAATACAGTAAACATTGAACTATAGCGACGGCAGTGGGAAAATGAGTGCTGTGAATTAGTTTGAATTTTATATCTCTATTGTAAAAAAACTCTTTGTCTGGCAGCTGCCTCTGGCGATGTCCAGGCATATCAGATCCGCACAGCCCCCACCAGCACCATCACTCCTGGGGTGGTCATGGCCACTTCACCTGCACTAGGCACAGCAGGAGGCACTGAAGAGGTTACACGCAAACGGGAGGTCCGACTTATGAAAAATAGGTATGTGTGTTATGAGATTGACTAATGGTGTATAGCTTTCTGGTtaatgacaaacatttacactatATACGTAGTGTGGTTATGAGGGTTTTTATTCATTACATCATCTGTATCCATTGATTTTCATCAAAGGAGCTGCAgctaacacacatacatctgTGGGACTTGTTTAGATAGGCCAAACAGTCTATTacagtttacattacattacattactgtatattgttaAAGCTCAGATTTGTGCTAAAATGGGACACATGCTCATGTCCCATTTATCACAAAGCAGTTTCATTTATGTTGTGAGTGTAGCCATGAATACACATGAGCAGACTTTAGGCTGGGGTTTACCAACACATAGGCATAGATACCACTTTCTCAACACATAGAGGGGTGATGAGaaagggagggaagaggaggagagtggtCGTCAGTGGAGTCTCACTGGTTTGATTTTCAGAACTTGCAGATTGTAGCTTTAACTGCAGACATAGGCTTACACGCTGTGTTTGTTACATAGAGAAGCAGCCCGGGAATGTcgcaggaagaagaaggagtaCGTCAAGTGTTTGGAGAACCGTGTGGCTGTTCTGGAAAACCAGAACAAAACCCTCATCGAGGAACTCAAAGCCCTCAAAGACTTGTACTGCCACAAATCCGAGTAGAAACGTCACCAAATGCCTGCCAGGTGCTCAACCGGTGCCCCTCTGTACAGAGACTCAGCACAGAGCCATACATCTGGATGCCACTCTCCCTTTTCTactcttgttctcttttttaaaaaaattatgaaaaatcTGTAAAGTGACACACGAggaatagaaaaacaaacatgcccCCTCCAACAAGCGAATTGAAATCTTACAACTATTCACATCAGTTTCCCATAAAAGGGTGAGGCGATGTGGAGGAGACTATACAGGGTCCTTGTGGTGAAGTGATAGGACAGACCGTGAGGCTGTTCTTGTTTTGTGCCACCAAAGGGAAGCATTCCAATCACTGGTGCCTGGACGAACTGGCCGACATCACCAGCAACCGGGTAATCCCTTCACCACTAACAATGGAAATTTTTACAGTTTAACCTCCACGAGACACTTGATCATCTGGAGAGGTTACCTTTGTGTGCAGCGTTTGTAATCATAACTGAGCTCTTGCATTAACATCTGTTACTTATGCTTTGAACTGTAGGTGGGCTGTGTCATGGACATTTTATCTTTGAGCTGTACTTTGTTTATCGTGTATTAGATTATCTGCTTGCATAATGTCAataatgtaatttttcttttttttttctttttttaactgttaCTTTGCTTCTCTGTCATGAACAAACAGGTAACCATTAAGTTGGACTGTGTAATGGTTGTCATGTTAACTGTGGCTTTAAAAAGGCACAATAGGCAGGTTTGTGGAACACTTGCAGCAGTAAAATTAGAGCTCAAATCTTTTTGAATTTAAAGAACCAGTGATCAACACATCAGGAAAAACTAATCTGATGGAACGTTTGTAGTTACTGATCTCATCAAaggtttagtgtgtgtgtggatgttccAGCTCATATTACAAAGGCTCATTGCTTtagatttgtattttgtttctgacttaaagttaaaaaaggattagtttaaaaaaaaaatgacacggGAGTTTGTTCCCATGTATACGTTTGTGGCTCAAAAGAGGACACTGTTTACTGTGGCTTAAGGTAAACACAGCCCTTTATTTGAATAATATGCCTAAAGTAATATGAGTAATAAGCTGCTGCTTGTGAGTACATAATGTAAAGAATGTCGCGCTACAGTCTCTGAGCTAAAAGtggtattttaaaatgttgtacccatatttttgttttatgtgtatttttttaaaatctgttttttttttttttgtttttttacagaaaacagaatgaGCCTTACTTGTTATGCAATGAAAGAGATACTTTGTATACTAAACTTTTGGAGACACATGGCTCATCACTGGAAATGGAGACTGATGGTGCATGTTAATGTAATATCTTCACCTTTTTGTTATCAGTAGAGTCTGAATTAATCCTAATCAGTTAGCGTATGATAAGTTGTTAATAAGAATCTGGTCTTTAACAGGACCTCTCGATGTGGTTGCAACCACTTCTGCTAAAGGCCACCCTCACCAATTTCCAGATTGCTTCCTATGACTCTAGTTTAGGGAATATAAGTATGTGAATGGTATTAAActtctttcagttttctctgtaTAAAACAACAGACTTAAATTCAGTTGGTCATTAAAAAAGCAGGTCGACCGAGACTGCAACCACTGTAGTATGATcaagatgacatcatctgaactggaaaactcctccagatgatgtcatctggttgGGTGTTTTTAGAAAGAAGCAGGTGTTCTTTTAATTTAGGGAAGGTACAGGGGAAGATGAATACtattcacacacatgtactcCCCAAAATCAATAGGAAGCAATAAGCAGGTTTTCTTTAAGGCATCAGCAAACATTGTCCTAATTCTTCTTACAGGATTACAAAGTGGCATGTGCACTTTCCTTGCATAAACAATCCTACATTTCATAATTGAGCAGGAAAATCTCCCAAAGCACTAACGAGGCAAAGCCTGCAGCTGCACGGCGAGATGTGTGTAAGATCTTACTTGAATGTGACACTGCAAACCAAAGTGTCAGAGTTTTGTTGCTTGTTCATCAGGAAGGCATCATCATGCATTGATCATATTCAGCCGCTGTATGTTTGTGGATATCAAGTGTCATTAAGTACAAGTAGAAGTTGATAGCACCTGTCAAACACCCTGCAAATAGACTGTCCAGTGCGACCGAATCAGACAGTGACTTCAGTGAACAAAATTACTATTTTAATGATGATGGAATGCCATTTTGTATTGGTTTAGGTATTATGTATAGTCATCACAGTAAgcttttttatgttgcttttcattcattttgtattCACAATTTCTAAATGTCAGCACCTACTTGTATAACACAGTGCATTACGTTAGAGctattcaaatatgtttttggcAGCTGTTAATAAATTTGTTTCTGGTAATTCGgtgcagtatttttatttgattcttaagaagaaaacaggaaatttgaataaaatacaacagacTGGTCAATGATCACAAATCCCTCTGGGCTGGCTGTTTCCAAGCTTTATATATGTGgatgtctctttgtttctcatAGTAGGCCTCTTCAGTTCTGAACCGCTGTTTGAGCATGTTCAAAAAGTTTGTGTCTCGCTCGTAGCGAATCTTACAGGCCAGTAAGACCACAGAAGTGTCTGAACACAGGTGCTCCAGAGTCTGCAGCAACGGCACAAAGGTGTCCTCTAGGTAAACGATGTCTGCTCCCAGAATCAGATCATATCCCCCAGCTGGGTACCGTTCAAGCCGCTCACCCCAGGTCAGCTCGGACACATCCACTGATCCCTGGTAGTCTGGGGGCAGGTTGGCCTTCACATTGGCAGAAAGGAAGTCCAGGGCAGGCTCTCTGTCAGTGATGGTCACCTTGGCACCTAGGTAAAGTTGAAAACATGATACTGATACGTGTCTACAGGCTAATTCTGATAATGATGTGTTGTTTGGCAGTTTTCGACACAATCCTACAAACCATACGACAACATCTTTAAATGAGAAGTAATGACACACTCACCCAACAAGGCTGCTACGATCCCCACCAGTCCAGTTCCAGCTCCCAGTTCAATTGCCACCTTTCCCTTTAGGTCAACTTTTCCCATTTCCAGATACATGCACATGACAACTGCCTGGAAAA is part of the Anabas testudineus chromosome 2, fAnaTes1.2, whole genome shotgun sequence genome and harbors:
- the mettl21a gene encoding protein N-lysine methyltransferase METTL21A yields the protein MALVPYVENSLPALSKLHNSSAQFRFANHDLHLAQDWKKLGVAAVVWDAAVVMCMYLEMGKVDLKGKVAIELGAGTGLVGIVAALLGAKVTITDREPALDFLSANVKANLPPDYQGSVDVSELTWGERLERYPAGGYDLILGADIVYLEDTFVPLLQTLEHLCSDTSVVLLACKIRYERDTNFLNMLKQRFRTEEAYYEKQRDIHIYKAWKQPAQRDL
- the LOC113164155 gene encoding cyclic AMP-responsive element-binding protein 1, which translates into the protein MTMEAGADTQQSGEAAVSESEAQQITLAQASIAAGQVTSSSPTVTLVQLPNGQTVQVHGVIQAAQPSVIQSPQVQTVQISTVAESEDSQESVDSVTDSQKRREILSRRPSYRKILNDLSSDAPAVPRIEEEKSEDDSAPAITTVTMPTPIYQTSSGQYIAITQGGAIQLANNGTDGVQGLQTLTMANAAAAQPGATILQYAQTSDGQQILVPSNQVVVQAASGDVQAYQIRTAPTSTITPGVVMATSPALGTAGGTEEVTRKREVRLMKNREAARECRRKKKEYVKCLENRVAVLENQNKTLIEELKALKDLYCHKSE